In one Epinephelus lanceolatus isolate andai-2023 chromosome 19, ASM4190304v1, whole genome shotgun sequence genomic region, the following are encoded:
- the LOC117269538 gene encoding mediator of RNA polymerase II transcription subunit 13-like isoform X2 encodes MTTTANWVANGASLEDCHSNLFSLAELTGIKWRCYSFQGSGEYGPVISAPAQDDPVLRSFMRCVQANLLCVWRRKIKPDAKELWIFWWGEEPNLSDVIHQELEVAEEGLWECGLSYECRTLLFKAIHNLLERCLMDKGFVRIGKWFLKPHELEEKSLGNSEHLSCSFSFFLHGESNVCTSVEIAQHQPAHHITENHIRLAQTSATPVQVILSPYGLSGTLTGQAYKMSDPAARKLMEEWSYFYPMVLQQKEGSGEKEKEEASQAYDRNCHAAVEVIVGGVRMTYPAALVLIAQGDLPVEQPPPVPAAQGLSREPNHCSVPLTPPTSPQQPCSADSGFVTSVSSVPTPDSSMGVASISPKHSGKKLTCQVVHQAWRECYLNQPQHVPNPPTDMTPKKEVPNGVSMWDFNDLGARASCSCSRLKQQKLNLTTTPTANPQTSANPTQSSGPSLYPPSLPKHKTSDKTEKADKQSKRPAMIPFHHRLSVTQETPLEQDSPGGPQLGGLVALEPSLEPLAALPSCKYPKPLSNGRKAPDSLLHSPMSPLPPTLSPHPRVQDPEVLDGPVDMPICQDGASGLGLITSETAVYTALLRQRENGAGWWRGFRTPRTDKTDFRPCELPSDKLEEVKTETATEGTPLKRLYMQTQKRFKISEERLRDHIHTLGLFQQPGVEALREPGDDPYDFKEGDIEYTFSSSKRLKGQGREPSKKAKGEEITSNGALPDGKDAMSIFNSAPKSDESGQDDGAAKANPSLTREKDLVVNISDLDNIFDEDEEELGTVYPNQHSTKLPVSTEDRPLGKEGRVAVPYPSIADLQRMFPTPPSLEQHPAFSPIMTYRDTPSQEPPAPSGASDHLPPLASTQFTEYRMEIEEGMVSPRQDDIKPQIGSSMFAPLSCLPSQSLPPLKIPEQCYYRPSWALMPKMEHFPAVMHPQNTGFIRDGYTNMPSVNALTDQEYGQMSATTASVSTTAGILPSPATPRFSVPTPRTPRTPRGINAASSGQGSVKQDGTELSSPVSTPSTSLPLSSVEPLARPGPSLPEVHSLYAILLLSDSVLNVFKDRNFDSCCICACNMNVKGADVGVYIPDSTCEDQYRCMCGFSAIVNRRLAHGTGLFLEDELDIYGRTSEVGRAAERRLALCRRDPTMGDPRAKRPQDAAPACPSVMILLQEHCSQPISSLASLHLPLSCSCHGRKGALLQSWMSEKQWADGSDACVDCYNALEQGLQYVDNPTGGKVDAAVVRSTALHSWPHTNVVDMNMLSSQDMVRMLLSLQPFLQDAIQKKRTGRTWENIQHVQGPLTWQQFHKMAGRGSYGSEESPEPLPIPTVLLGYDRERDFLALSPLALPFWEKLLLEPYGGQRDVAYVVLCPSSPSLLAAARAFFQELSAVYETCRLGKHRPLAKVSRDGLVRVGEEVEPEKLEELDVDQWVTGPWAGQQHTDNLSKLKLYAYACKQQLAPQLSALPLDSSLLLPPKVQPPLNPTSSSQPASSGQPQAWGPDGEQASGAVSSANASTPTATASNQTGETTQGAASDSKGSSSATPPANTPAENPELTAEQSRIGIPTVADSMDSLANPPAIVIYIVDAFLSSSGARNEGGEEEESEEVEASSIWLLGLLRCYTEMLQTLPETMRPALVLQVVPCQYLLQPASGESHFYLQHLRSLAFSCYSQCRRLLPQQTHIKSLTGFGPVSTVNSVLKSPEHPSPLQLYTPPFILGPTRPKQPEQGEIWAEIPPKYNVLFVGYCLSHDQRWILVSCTDQQGELLETNIINIDVPNRARRPKVSARKMGLQKLWEWCIGIIQMTSLPWRIVIGRLGRLGHGELKDWSSLLGEHSLHSIGRQLKDACRMCGISAADSPSILSACLVAMEPQGSFVIMPDAVTMGSVFGRSTALNLQTSQLNTPQDASCTHILVFPTSATTQLAPSSYPTEDNNDDMFDLPFPDELENDIGHDMMLITGNLHPSPNTSPVPSPGSPSGMGMGSHFQHTKSQGERLLSRDSPPEELKQQPLALGYYVSTAQANGLPHWFWASCPQAESQCPLFLKASLHHHISIAQSDELVSEKTKRTPHPLDSKTTSDVLRFVLEQYNALSWLTCTPATQDRQSCLPVHLAILIQMYNAILNML; translated from the exons TGGCTGAGGAGGGGCTCTGGGAGTGCGGGCTGTCCTACGAGTGCAGGACCCTCCTGTTCAAGGCCATACACAACCTGCTGGAAAG ATGTTTGATGGACAAGGGGTTTGTGAGGATCGGGAAGTGGTTCTTGAAGCCGCATGAACTGGAGGAAAAGTCTCTGGGCAACAG TGAACACCTATCAtgctccttctccttcttcctccaCGGGGAGAGCAACGTGTGCACGAGTGTGGAGATCGCCCAGCACCAGCCTGCACACCACATCACAGAAAACCACATCCGCCTCGCACAGACCTCCGCCACACCAGTACAAG TGATCCTGAGTCCGTATGGTCTGAGCGGCACTCTAACAGGTCAGGCCTATAAGATGAGTGACCCAGCAGCACGGAAGCTGATGGAGGAGTGGAGCTACTTCTACCCTATGGTACTACAGCAGAAAGAGGGAAgtggagaaaaggaaaaagaggaaGCGAGCCAGGCGTACGATCGCAACTGTCACGCGGCAGTGGAGGTCATCGTAG GTGGAGTAAGGATGACCTACCCAGCTGCTTTAGTGCTGATTGCCCAGGGGGACCTACCAGTGGAGCAGCCTCCACCTGTTCCAGCAGCTCAGGGCCTCAGCAGGGAGCCAAACCACTGCAGCGTACCACTTACACCACCAACGTCACCGCAGCAGCCCTGCTCAG CGGACAGCGGCTTTGTGACCTCTGTCTCCAGCGTCCCCACACCGGACAGCAGCATGGGGGTTGCCAGCATAAGCCCAAAGCATTCTGGGAAGAAGCTAACCTGTCAGGTCGTCCATCAGGCCTGGAGGGAGTGTTATCTCAACCAGCCTCAGCACGT GCCGAATCCGCCAACTGACATGACGCCTAAAAAGGAAGTGCCAAATGGAGTATCCATGTGGGACTTCAATGATCTGGGAGCGAGAGCATCCTGCAGCTGCTCCAG GTTGAAGCAGCAGAAGCTGAATTTGACCACCACACCCACTGCCAACCCCCAGACTAGTGCCAACCCCACTCAGTCCTCTGGCCCGTCATTATACCCTCCTTCCCTGCCCAAACACAAGACCagtgacaaaacagaaaaggCTGACAAACAGTCCAAGAGGCCGGCCATGATCCCTTTCCACCACCGTCTATCTGTCACACAGGAGACCCCTCTGGAACAGGACTCACCCGGAGGGCCCCAGCTCGGGGGTCTTGTGGCGCTGGAGCCATCCTTGGAGCCTTTGGCTGCGCTGCCAAGCTGCAAGTATCCCAAACCCCTCTCCAATGGCAGAAAAGCCCCTGATTCCCTTCTGCATTCGCCAATGTCTCCACTTCCCCCCACACTCAGCCCGCACCCTCGAGTGCAGGACCCAGAGGTCCTGGATGGGCCTGTGGATATGCCCATCTGTCAGGATGGGGCTTCGGGGCTGGGGTTGATTACCAGCGAGACAGCTGTGTATACTGCTCTGCTGAGGCAGAGGGAGAATGGGGCCGGCTGGTGGAGAGGATTCAGGACTCCCAGGACTGATAAGACTGACTTCAGACCCTGTGAACTCCCCAGTGATAAATTAGAGGAAGTGAAGACGGAGACGGCCACCGAGGGGACTCCACTAAAGAG ACTTTACATGCAGACTCAAAAGAGATTTAAAATCTCAGAGGAGCGGCTGAGGGACCACATCCACACTTTGGGTCTGTTCCAGCAACCGGGTGTGGAGGCACTGCGGGAGCCTGGCGACGATCCCTACGACTTTAAGGAAGGAGACATCGAGTACACTTTCTCTTCTTCCAAGAGGTTAAAGGGTCAAGGGCGAGAACCCAGCAAGAAGGCCAAG GGAGAAGAAATCACCAGCAATGGAGCACTGCCTGATGGGAAAGATGCTATGTCCATTTTTAACTCCGCTCCAAAATCAG aTGAATCAGGTCAGGATGACGGAGCTGCCAAAGCCAACCCTTCTCTGACGAGAGAAAAAGATCTTGTGGTCAACATCTCTGATCTAGACAACATATTtgatgaagatgaggaagaGTTGGGG ACTGTTTACCCCAACCAGCACTCAACCAAGCTTCCAGTATCAACAGAAGATCGCCCTCTGGGGAAAGAAGGGAGAGTTGCAGTACCTTATCCATCAA TAGCAGACCTCCAGAGGATGTTTCCCACCCCACCTTCTTTAGAGCAGCACCCGGCCTTCTCCCCCATCATGACGTACCGTGACACTCCGAGCCAAGAGCCCCCTGCGCCCAGCGGAGCATCTGACCACCTGCCACCTTTAGCCTCCACCCAGTTTACTGAGTACAGGATGGAGATTGAAGAGGGCATGGTCAGTCCCCGGCAGGATGATATCAAG CCACAGATAGGCTCCTCCATGTTTGCTCCGCTCTCCTGCCTGCCCAGCCAGAGTCTACCACCACTTAAGATTCCTGAGCAATGCTACTATCGTCCATCCTGGGCCCTCATGCCCAAAATGGAGCATTTCCCAGCGGTCATGCATCCCCAGAATACTGGTTTCATCAGAGACGGATACAC aaaCATGCCCAGTGTCAACGCCCTCACAGACCAGGAGTACGGCCAGATGAGCGCCACCACTGCCTCTGTGAGCACTACAGCTGGCATCCTCCCATCTCCTGCCACTCCCCGCTTCTCTGTTCCCACTCCGCGAACCCCTCGCACACCACGAGGTATTAACGCTGCAAGCTCTGGGCAGGGTTCGGTGAAGCAGGATGGTACTGAGCTCAGCTCGCCGGTCTCCACGCCCTCCACCAGCCTGCCTCTTAGCTCTGTAGAGCCCCTAGCTCGGCCAGGACCTTCTCTGCCTGAGGTCCATAGCCTCTACGCTATCCTCCTGCTCTCTGACTCTGTCCTTAACGTCTTCAAGGATCGCAACTTTGACAGCTGCTGTATCTGTGCCTGCAATATGAATGTCAAAGGAGCAGATGTGGGGGTGTATATCCCTGATTCCACTTGTGAAGATCAGTACCGCTGTATGTGTGGCTTCAGTGCCATTGTGAACAGGCGGCTGGCCCATGGCACTGGCCTCTTCCTTGAGGACGAGCTGGATATTTACGGTCGGACTTCTGAGGTAGGCCGGGCGGCCGAGAGGAGGTTGGCTCTTTGCCGGCGTGACCCAACTATGGGTGATCCCAGGGCGAAGCGGCCACAGGACGCAGCCCCCGCCTGTCCGTCAGTCATGATCCTTCTGCAGGAGCACTGCTCCCAGCCTATTTCTTCCCTGGCATCACTGCATCTCCCCCTCAGCTGTTCTTGCCATGGCCGCAAGGGGGCGCTGCTTCAAAGCTGGATGTCTGAGAAGCAGTGGGCAGATGGGAGTGATGCCTGTGTGGACTGTTACAATGCCTTGGAACAGGGGCTGCAGTATGTGGATAACCCCACAGGAGGGAAAGTAGATGCAGCTGTTGTCAGAAGTACCGCCCTTCACTCCTGGCCTCACACAAATG TGGTGGACATGAACATGTTGTCGTCCCAGGATATGGTTCGTATGCTGCTGTCTCTGCAGCCTTTCCTGCAGGATGCTATCCAGAAGAAGAGAACAGGACGGACTTGGGAaaacatccagcatgttcaggGTCCTCTCACCTGGCAGCAGTTCCATAAGATGGCTGGGAGAGGCTCCTACG GTTCGGAAGAGTCACCAGAGCCCTTGCCGATCCCTACAGTGTTACTGGGCTATGATCGGGAGAGAGACTTCTTGGCATTGTCTCCCTTGGCGTTACCTTTTTGGGAGAAGTTGCTGTTGGAGCCGTATGGTGGGCAGCGGGATGTGGCATATGTGGTGCTGTGTCCCAGTAGCCCCTctctgctggctgcagcccGGGCCTTCTTCCAGGAGCTCAGCGCTGTTTACGAG ACGTGCCGCCTCGGGAAGCACCGTCCTCTGGCCAAGGTGTCCAGGGATGGCCTCGTGCGTGTAGGGGAAGAAGTGGAGCCAGAAAAGCTGGAGGAGTTGGACGTGGATCAGTGGGTGACTGGACCGTGGGCTGGACAGCAGCACACCGACAACCTCAGCAAACTGAAACTCTACGCTTACGCCTGCAAGCAGCAGCTTG cccCCCAGCTGTCAGCCCTGCCTTTGGACAGCAGTCTTCTGTTGCCTCCCAAAGTCCAGCCTCCTTTAAACCCCACATCATCCTCCCAGCCTGCCTCTTCTGGGCAGCCTCAAGCTTGGGGCCCTGATGGTGAACAAGCCTCCGGGGCTGTCAGCTCAGCAAACGCTTCGACCCCGACTGCAACAGCCTCAAACCAGACGGGGGAGACAACCCAAGGAGCAGCCAGCGACTCTAAAGGGTCCTCCAGTGCCACACCACCAGCCAACACACCAGCAGAAAACCCTGAGCT CACCGCTGAGCAGTCTAGAATCGGCATCCCCACTGTGGCCGACTCAATGGACAGCCTCGCCAACCCACCAGCCATTGTTATTTACATAGTGGATGCTTTTCTTAGCTCAAGTGGAGCGAGAAATGAagggggagaggaagaggagagcgaggaGGTGGAGGCCAGTAGCATTTGGCTGCTAGGGCTTCTTCGCTGCTACACTGAGATGCTACAGACTTTGCCTGAGACGATGAGACCTGCACTGGTGCTACAG GTGGTGCCGTGCCAGTATCTTCTCCAGCCGGCCAGTGGGGAGAGCCATTTCTATCTGCAACATCTGCGCTCCCTGGCCTTCTCTTGTTACTCCCAATGCAGACGTCTGCTGCCCCAGCAAACACACATCAAGTCCCTGACTGGCTTTGGACCAGTGTCCACTGTCAATTCTGTGCTTAAGAGTCCAGAG CATCCCAGCCCACTGCAGCTGTACACTCCACCCTTCATCCTTGGTCCGACCCGTCCCAAGCAGCCAGAACAAGGAGAGATATGGGCGGAGATCCCTCCTAAATACAACGTGCTATTTGTTGGATACTGCTTATCGCATGACCAGCGCTGGATTCTGGTGTCCTGCACTGACCAGCAGGGGGAGCTCCTGGAGACCAACATTATCAACATAGATGTACCCAACAG AGCACGACGTCCTAAAGTTTCAGCCAGGAAGATGGGTCTACAGAAGCTGTGGGAATGGTGTATTGGCATCATCCAGATGACCTCACTGCCATGGAGGATTGTGATTGGTCGATTAGGCAGGCTGGGGCACGGGGAGCTAAAAG ACTGGAGCTCACTCCTCGGGGAGCATTCCCTCCATTCAATAGGACGCCAGCTGAAGGATGCTTGTCGCATGTGTGGGATCTCAGCTGCCGACTCCCCCAGTATCCTCAGTGCCTGCCTGGTCGCCATGGAGCCACAGGGTTCCTTTGTGATCATGCCTG ATGCAGTCACCATGGGCTCAGTGTTTGGCCGTAGCACCGCTCTGAACTTGCAGACCTCGCAGCTGAACACACCTCAGGATGCTTCCTGTACACACATTCTTGTCTTCCCAACGTCTGCCACCACCCAGCTGGCACCCAGCTCCTACCCTACCGAGGACAATAATG ATGACATGTTCGACCTGCCGTTTCCCGATGAACTGGAGAACGACATTGGCCACGACATGATGCTGATCACAGGGAACCTACACCCTTCCCCCAACACCTCTCCTGTGCCCTCGCCTGGCTCTCCGTCCGGGATGGGAATGGGATCACATTTCCAGCACACCAAG AGCCAGGGAGAGCGCTTGCTGTCCAGGGACAGTCCCCCCGAAGAGCTGAAACAGCAGCCGCTAGCTCTGGGCTACTATGTCTCCACTGCACAAGCAAATGGACTTCCTCACTGGTTCTGGGCCTCCTGCCCACAGGCTGAGAGCCAGTGTCCACTCTTCCTCAAG GCCTCCCTTCACCACCACATATCCATAGCCCAGTCAGATGAGCTGGTGTCAGAGAAGACTAAGAGGACCCCTCACCCCTTAGACTCAAAGACCACCTCTGATGTGCTCAG GTTTGTATTGGAGCAGTACAACGCCCTCTCCTGGCTGACGTGCACCCCTGCCACCCAAGACCGCCAGTCCTGCCTGCCTGTCCACTTGGCCATACTGATccaaatgtacaatgccatcCTGAACATGCTTTAG